One genomic region from Jilunia laotingensis encodes:
- a CDS encoding DegT/DnrJ/EryC1/StrS family aminotransferase, with the protein MDEKLITVTSPLLPSLDDFLPYLQDIWDRKWLTNNGHYHQELEKALCEYLKVPYISLFTNGTLPLMCALQALRITGEVITTPFSFVATTHSLWWNGIKPVFVDIDPDTCNIDPAKVEAAITPRTTAIMPVHVYGKPCDTERIQEIADKYGLKVIYDAAHAFGVEVDGRSILEAGDMSTLSFHATKVYNTIEGGALVCHDEKVKRRIDYLKNFGFAGETTIVAPGINGKMDEIRSAYGLLNLKRVDGAIAARRRVAMRYREALRNVPGIRVMEDMPGVRHNYSYFPVFVDAEKYGMTRDELYFKLKGENVLGRRYFYPLISEFSTYRGLDSARMENLPVATRVADSVVCLPMYHSLTEGEIEKVLINIAL; encoded by the coding sequence ATGGACGAAAAACTAATAACAGTTACTTCTCCCCTTCTTCCCTCCCTGGACGACTTCTTACCTTACTTGCAGGACATCTGGGATCGTAAGTGGCTGACCAATAACGGTCACTACCATCAGGAGCTGGAGAAGGCCCTGTGCGAGTATTTGAAGGTGCCTTACATCAGCTTGTTTACGAACGGCACCCTTCCCCTGATGTGCGCCTTGCAGGCGCTAAGGATCACGGGTGAGGTGATCACCACCCCTTTCAGCTTTGTTGCAACCACCCATTCCTTGTGGTGGAATGGCATCAAGCCGGTGTTCGTGGATATCGACCCCGACACCTGTAACATTGATCCCGCTAAGGTAGAGGCCGCTATCACTCCTAGGACGACGGCCATCATGCCGGTCCATGTCTACGGCAAGCCTTGCGATACGGAACGTATCCAGGAGATAGCCGACAAGTATGGCTTGAAGGTGATATATGACGCCGCCCACGCCTTTGGCGTGGAGGTCGATGGCAGGTCCATATTGGAAGCCGGCGACATGTCCACCTTAAGCTTCCATGCCACTAAAGTTTATAACACGATAGAGGGGGGGGCCCTGGTCTGCCATGATGAGAAGGTCAAGCGGCGAATCGATTATCTGAAGAATTTCGGCTTTGCCGGGGAGACGACCATCGTCGCTCCCGGCATCAATGGCAAGATGGACGAAATACGTTCCGCCTACGGACTGTTAAATTTGAAGCGGGTCGACGGGGCGATTGCCGCCCGCCGGCGGGTCGCCATGAGGTATCGTGAGGCCTTAAGGAATGTTCCCGGCATCCGGGTCATGGAGGACATGCCGGGAGTCCGCCATAATTATTCGTACTTTCCCGTGTTTGTCGATGCGGAAAAATACGGGATGACCCGTGATGAGCTTTATTTTAAGCTCAAAGGCGAGAATGTTCTGGGCCGTCGTTACTTCTATCCGTTGATAAGTGAGTTTTCCACTTATCGCGGGCTGGATTCCGCAAGGATGGAAAACCTTCCCGTGGCGACGCGGGTCGCGGATAGTGTGGTATGTCTGCCGATGTACCATAGTCTGACTGAAGGGGAAATCGAAAAGGTACTGATTAATATAGCCCTTTAA
- a CDS encoding ATP-grasp domain-containing protein, with product MEKILILGGTHFQVPVIQYSKEQGYRVITCDYLPDNPGHLLSDEYYNVSTTDKEAVLDLARGLKVDGVLAFASDPAAPTAAYVAEKLGLPGNSFNDVNLFSEKHKWRNFLKENGFKTPVSKDYYSLDELMSDEWCYPVMVKPVDSSGSKGVTKVSGREALADAFSHALSYSRSRHVIVEEYIERAGPQIGGDGFFGTDRLDFVCFGDQVVDEGINPYVPCGMKFPSIIPESIQKKISDEIERAIRLSGLKNLSFNLEVMLDERGDVFLMEIGPRNGGNCIPEVIYNYTGVNLPALAVEASLGHPFSLSPRDNSHFYAYYALHSRKDGIYRDYVLRDTFPGILNGEYVFLKDGDNVGAFMGSNQTIGILLLEFELRSDMDLFFQHPEEFVSIIVE from the coding sequence ATGGAGAAAATCTTAATTTTGGGAGGGACTCATTTTCAAGTTCCGGTCATCCAATACTCCAAGGAGCAGGGTTATCGTGTGATAACGTGTGACTATCTACCCGATAACCCGGGACATTTGCTTTCCGACGAATATTACAACGTGAGTACGACCGACAAGGAAGCCGTCTTGGATTTGGCCCGAGGCCTGAAGGTTGACGGTGTCCTTGCCTTTGCTTCTGATCCTGCCGCTCCCACGGCCGCCTATGTCGCGGAGAAGCTAGGGCTTCCTGGCAATTCGTTCAATGATGTGAATTTATTCAGCGAGAAACATAAATGGCGTAACTTTCTCAAGGAAAACGGCTTTAAGACTCCCGTGTCCAAGGATTATTATTCATTGGATGAATTAATGTCTGACGAGTGGTGTTATCCTGTAATGGTGAAGCCCGTTGACTCTTCCGGCAGCAAAGGTGTCACTAAAGTGTCGGGCAGGGAAGCGTTGGCGGATGCGTTTAGCCATGCTTTGTCATATTCCCGTAGCAGGCATGTCATTGTTGAGGAATATATTGAAAGAGCCGGTCCTCAAATAGGGGGGGATGGCTTTTTCGGAACGGACCGTTTGGATTTTGTTTGTTTTGGCGATCAGGTTGTTGATGAAGGCATCAACCCATATGTTCCGTGCGGCATGAAGTTCCCTTCAATTATTCCAGAGTCAATTCAGAAAAAGATCAGCGATGAAATAGAGCGGGCCATACGTTTGTCCGGTTTGAAAAATCTATCATTCAACTTGGAGGTGATGCTGGATGAGAGGGGAGATGTTTTCTTGATGGAAATAGGTCCTCGAAACGGTGGGAATTGCATTCCTGAGGTTATTTATAATTATACGGGAGTCAATCTCCCGGCATTGGCCGTGGAGGCTTCTTTGGGACATCCATTTTCATTGTCGCCCCGGGACAACTCCCATTTTTATGCATACTATGCATTGCACAGCCGAAAGGACGGTATATATAGAGATTATGTTCTTCGAGACACTTTCCCGGGAATATTAAATGGCGAGTATGTCTTTTTGAAAGACGGTGACAATGTCGGTGCATTCATGGGGTCCAATCAGACTATCGGGATTTTATTGTTGGAATTTGAACTCAGGTCTGACATGGACCTTTTTTTCCAACATCCGGAGGAGTTTGTTTCAATAATCGTAGAGTGA